A single region of the Candidatus Poribacteria bacterium genome encodes:
- a CDS encoding Ig-like domain repeat protein, whose product MSKNKDMYGAACKSQPIPNPSTELTENLPETKWKAAQKQSIKKANFLFFLSFISLVILTMPTTLWADLISLTVDSGGDNVFRGGVDRLRIIFTVDDSDDEYPYVVDVQRIRVVGENRTEETLGVIDRGTVSADETVNVFWDGTIDGAKLPDGPYTIRVTVDDDQEGALTATATLDSRAPRVSGVFANNVAGTPITDGSFISEDRLESIVVTGADDGGADNASELDLANRRNTIFLRNAQQAVVQGTLNYEGTALTFTLVDPLDDPSENGTYTLILILIDKAGNVVQSLREFTFDNVNPRLRRTSTNRGGLIPGAGVSQRLTYVEATLTDNLEDGIDLFASTIYLNRIGTDGPTRIPGEKVEDPENNKIRWELFTPLLGRDASDDGEYTIAVTAVDKAGNEALPVEISFRYDNRAPEPVSVSPMGSTEEFTPFPNTNYYNSPITGFVVDFGGTETDVDLAGRRQSTQIVFGTPKESVEGVNVLEGQVVTDTDNGTLTYILNQPIISRDGTQDGHYLLNLQATDTAGNTKIYDYQIVYDTQPPTLVSTTPASNETVSELSQVEVKLNEKTSGINFVQSNDFQLWKGRATDVLQDEPSAARAVPVNITSNGMDTVTLTLLKPIALDGSDDGTYTIKVTPTDRAGNIGGAAVREFYLVSQKHEPEIRLTMPETTTVNSLPTVVVELVDYVGAGIDFDASTVTVSNPEGALVLQAELEYDEATHLLTWTTEAPVAPDGSDDGEYTITATFVDFTGKSWTRQFSFILDTQIPDIESVHVAIDSQPELSADTITTLTEGFSQIIVTFEDTLGDAEQGSQDPGNDVDFTNTVVELTGPEGSAIPNNISVYSPTQLAVRFVELIADGSYTLAITVLDRAGNTARGAVRYAFLLDTESPRITASSPLTLSEPVSYIGGDFRQFMFTIEDVGPADLFFESGNTVPTALTYSELTSQLFLTIVSPFAEDGSSDGEYTVKISLVDKAGNRTDSEHTVVYDSKVPQLSSVMLNTESPIVLEPQLIKMISETVSSITLQFEDATRIDFTNTVVALIGPGDAPDSEEAVPINISVDSFTQLTIRFVELMKDGSYTLSVTPQDVAGNAAQGAVRYAFLIDTEAPHITAPTPLLFNQQPVTYIGSALRQFQFAFTVEDVGPAELYLEEQTIEVVNADGVNIPVAVTYDELTSQIFLALPVSFPRDGSVDGEYTVKVSLVDKAGNRSDSEYTVVYDSKAPQLTSVVVNMDPPIELVPNRIAEIVESINSITIQFEEATYINFANTQITLMGPESTNADGESTTPSIPLTLEDDGVSQVTLSFLDLEHVGRYTLSVAPQDVAGNAAAGALNYTFVLDIPLPRVGSVVIGGIETGADSDVVYVNADNMVIGAFLLDPTETGLSFGSEGSYITVTEPDGTTIVPGATGSDGEDLIVWEPITLTSDGTTDGRYNVYVVPVDKAGRQGSTVYREFIYDTQEPEIITAAPMDLSQPVSYISQSLTQFSFTIADIGPADLELSDQKVTLRDAVGAGLVPAQLTNDTENQLFLTLDQPLPLDGSMDGEYTVLVELADKAKNLYTVE is encoded by the coding sequence GTGTCAAAAAATAAAGATATGTACGGCGCAGCTTGCAAGAGCCAACCGATCCCCAATCCCAGTACCGAATTGACCGAAAACCTGCCTGAAACGAAGTGGAAGGCAGCCCAGAAGCAATCAATTAAAAAAGCGAATTTTCTCTTTTTTCTGAGTTTTATTTCTCTGGTCATCTTAACGATGCCTACGACCCTTTGGGCGGATCTCATCAGTCTGACGGTTGATTCAGGCGGGGATAATGTTTTCAGAGGCGGCGTAGATAGGTTGCGTATTATTTTTACGGTTGATGATAGTGACGACGAGTACCCGTATGTCGTTGACGTGCAGAGGATCAGGGTTGTGGGTGAAAATAGAACGGAAGAGACGTTGGGTGTCATCGATCGAGGAACTGTGTCGGCAGATGAGACGGTGAACGTGTTCTGGGACGGAACTATTGACGGCGCAAAACTTCCAGACGGACCCTATACGATCCGTGTTACTGTTGATGATGACCAAGAAGGGGCTTTAACTGCAACAGCGACTTTAGATTCGAGGGCACCGCGTGTTTCCGGGGTTTTTGCAAACAACGTTGCAGGTACGCCGATTACCGATGGTAGTTTTATCAGCGAGGATCGACTCGAATCAATTGTAGTAACAGGGGCAGATGACGGTGGGGCAGATAACGCGAGCGAGCTTGATCTCGCCAACAGGCGAAACACTATTTTTCTGAGAAATGCACAGCAGGCTGTAGTGCAGGGGACCCTTAATTACGAGGGAACCGCCCTCACCTTTACTTTAGTAGATCCCTTAGACGATCCTTCTGAAAATGGAACGTATACCCTTATTCTCATCTTAATAGATAAAGCCGGTAATGTCGTCCAAAGCCTGAGGGAATTTACCTTTGATAACGTCAATCCCCGTTTGAGAAGAACTTCTACCAACAGAGGCGGACTTATTCCCGGGGCTGGTGTGAGCCAACGCCTCACTTATGTTGAAGCCACACTCACAGATAACCTCGAAGACGGTATCGATCTCTTTGCATCTACCATCTATCTTAATCGCATCGGAACTGATGGGCCTACGAGGATACCGGGAGAAAAAGTAGAGGATCCTGAAAATAACAAGATCCGATGGGAACTCTTCACCCCCTTATTAGGCAGAGACGCTTCCGACGATGGTGAATATACCATTGCGGTCACCGCCGTTGATAAGGCGGGGAACGAAGCTTTGCCGGTTGAGATATCGTTTCGCTACGATAACCGGGCACCGGAACCCGTATCGGTAAGCCCTATGGGCAGCACCGAAGAATTTACTCCCTTTCCCAATACCAATTATTACAATTCCCCCATCACCGGATTTGTCGTTGACTTTGGTGGTACGGAAACGGACGTGGACCTTGCCGGCAGGCGGCAATCAACGCAGATTGTGTTTGGGACTCCGAAAGAATCTGTGGAGGGTGTGAATGTCCTTGAAGGACAAGTCGTCACAGATACCGATAATGGAACATTAACTTACATCCTAAATCAGCCGATCATCAGTCGGGATGGCACCCAAGATGGACACTATCTACTCAACCTTCAAGCAACAGATACCGCTGGCAATACCAAGATTTACGATTACCAGATTGTCTACGATACGCAGCCACCAACACTTGTTTCTACAACGCCAGCCTCCAACGAGACGGTCTCAGAATTATCACAGGTTGAAGTCAAACTCAATGAGAAAACCAGCGGCATCAATTTCGTTCAGAGCAACGACTTTCAACTCTGGAAAGGGAGAGCGACAGATGTTCTCCAAGACGAGCCGTCTGCAGCAAGAGCGGTACCTGTGAATATCACGAGTAACGGCATGGATACAGTTACGCTGACCCTTTTGAAACCGATTGCTTTGGACGGTTCAGATGATGGTACCTACACAATTAAAGTCACTCCCACCGACCGCGCGGGCAATATAGGTGGGGCTGCCGTGCGGGAATTCTACCTCGTCAGCCAGAAGCATGAACCCGAAATCCGATTAACGATGCCTGAAACCACAACGGTTAATAGTTTGCCAACGGTTGTTGTGGAACTCGTTGATTATGTGGGTGCGGGTATAGATTTTGATGCGTCGACAGTGACTGTCAGCAATCCCGAAGGGGCTCTGGTGTTACAGGCAGAACTTGAATATGACGAAGCAACTCACCTCCTAACCTGGACGACTGAAGCACCCGTCGCACCGGATGGCAGTGATGATGGTGAATACACGATAACTGCGACGTTTGTCGATTTTACTGGAAAAAGCTGGACACGGCAGTTCTCGTTCATTTTAGATACGCAAATTCCAGACATTGAAAGCGTACACGTAGCGATCGACTCCCAGCCAGAACTTTCGGCGGATACTATAACAACTCTTACCGAAGGTTTTTCGCAAATCATCGTAACTTTCGAGGACACACTCGGAGACGCTGAGCAAGGTTCCCAGGACCCCGGTAATGATGTTGACTTTACGAATACCGTGGTCGAGTTAACGGGTCCGGAAGGGTCGGCGATTCCAAACAATATATCTGTCTATAGTCCCACGCAACTCGCTGTCCGTTTTGTTGAATTGATAGCAGACGGTTCCTATACGTTGGCGATAACAGTCTTAGACCGCGCGGGGAACACCGCACGAGGTGCTGTGCGCTATGCCTTTCTTCTCGATACTGAGAGTCCTCGGATAACTGCGTCGTCTCCGCTAACATTGAGTGAACCTGTCTCTTATATCGGCGGAGATTTTAGGCAGTTTATGTTTACGATTGAAGATGTAGGTCCCGCGGATCTATTTTTCGAGTCTGGCAATACTGTTCCTACTGCGCTTACGTATAGTGAATTAACGAGTCAGCTGTTTCTGACGATTGTGTCGCCATTCGCCGAAGATGGGAGTTCGGATGGAGAATATACAGTAAAAATATCGCTCGTTGACAAAGCCGGGAATCGCACGGATTCCGAACATACCGTCGTTTATGATTCCAAAGTGCCGCAGCTTTCTTCTGTGATGTTGAATACTGAATCTCCAATAGTGCTTGAACCGCAGCTGATCAAGATGATTTCCGAGACTGTAAGCAGTATTACCCTTCAATTTGAGGATGCGACGCGGATTGACTTTACGAATACCGTGGTTGCGTTAATTGGTCCAGGGGATGCGCCTGATTCGGAAGAGGCGGTTCCAATCAATATCTCTGTTGATAGTTTCACACAACTCACTATTCGTTTTGTTGAATTGATGAAAGACGGTTCATATACACTGTCGGTGACACCTCAAGATGTTGCGGGTAATGCTGCACAAGGTGCCGTGCGCTACGCTTTTCTGATTGATACTGAGGCACCGCACATCACTGCACCAACACCCTTATTGTTCAACCAACAACCTGTTACTTATATCGGTAGTGCGCTAAGACAGTTTCAGTTCGCGTTTACTGTTGAAGATGTAGGTCCAGCGGAGTTGTATTTGGAGGAACAAACCATTGAAGTCGTGAATGCAGATGGGGTTAATATTCCGGTCGCTGTGACGTATGATGAGCTAACGAGTCAAATCTTTTTGGCACTTCCTGTCTCATTCCCTCGAGACGGAAGTGTGGATGGTGAATACACAGTAAAAGTATCGCTCGTTGACAAAGCAGGGAATCGTTCGGATTCGGAATACACCGTTGTTTATGATTCCAAAGCACCGCAGCTAACTTCAGTCGTAGTCAATATGGATCCACCGATCGAGCTTGTCCCGAATCGAATTGCCGAGATTGTGGAATCCATAAATAGTATCACTATCCAATTTGAAGAAGCGACTTACATTAATTTTGCCAATACGCAGATTACATTGATGGGACCTGAGTCAACCAATGCAGACGGTGAATCTACGACCCCCTCAATTCCGCTTACATTGGAAGATGATGGTGTATCTCAGGTTACCCTGAGTTTCTTAGATCTGGAACACGTTGGTAGGTATACTTTATCTGTCGCACCGCAAGATGTAGCGGGCAATGCCGCAGCCGGTGCCCTTAATTACACGTTTGTCTTGGATATTCCGCTGCCGCGTGTCGGTTCTGTTGTTATTGGGGGAATAGAAACAGGAGCAGACAGTGATGTTGTTTATGTTAACGCAGACAATATGGTGATTGGAGCCTTCCTCCTTGACCCAACAGAAACAGGGTTATCCTTTGGGAGTGAAGGATCATACATCACGGTGACTGAGCCTGATGGAACCACAATCGTTCCAGGTGCAACAGGTTCCGATGGAGAAGACCTCATCGTTTGGGAACCGATAACGCTTACATCGGATGGAACTACGGATGGAAGATACAACGTGTACGTTGTCCCCGTTGATAAAGCTGGACGGCAGGGAAGCACGGTGTATCGTGAGTTTATTTATGACACACAGGAGCCAGAGATAATAACGGCTGCTCCAATGGATTTGAGTCAGCCCGTTTCCTATATCAGCCAGAGTTTAACACAATTCAGTTTCACTATCGCGGATATCGGTCCCGCAGACCTCGAATTGTCGGATCAGAAAGTCACGCTTCGAGATGCTGTAGGGGCAGGTCTTGTGCCTGCCCAACTCACTAACGATACTGAAAACCAACTCTTCCTCACATTGGACCAACCCTTACCACTTGATGGCAGTATGGATGGGGAATATACGGTTCTTGTTGAGTTGGCAGATAAGGCGAAAAATCTGTATACAGTCGAAC
- a CDS encoding Gfo/Idh/MocA family oxidoreductase, producing the protein KPMAPTWGDAKALYQACVDNDVVITFCHQRRFGAQFVKAKRLANEGAIGELRRLEGACPNLLDWGTHWFDMFFFYNNDEPVDWVIGQIDVAEEKTVFGVQVETSGVSWIRWKNGVEGLLATGGTALGGFGNRLIGTKGIIDVGGRGTPLRMLREDGDGWEEPDLTGLVAERDATTLSVLDLIHGVKTGREPELSGRKALQATELIFATYQSSRQRAKIDLPLTVDDSALLTMVANGDIG; encoded by the coding sequence AAACCGATGGCACCCACCTGGGGCGATGCCAAGGCACTTTATCAAGCGTGTGTTGATAACGACGTTGTGATAACGTTCTGTCATCAACGCCGTTTCGGGGCGCAGTTCGTCAAAGCGAAACGCCTTGCAAATGAAGGTGCGATCGGTGAGTTGCGTCGACTTGAAGGTGCCTGCCCGAATCTACTTGATTGGGGAACCCACTGGTTCGATATGTTCTTTTTCTACAATAATGACGAACCTGTTGACTGGGTTATCGGTCAAATAGATGTAGCGGAAGAAAAGACTGTCTTCGGTGTTCAGGTTGAAACGAGTGGCGTCTCGTGGATTCGCTGGAAGAACGGCGTTGAGGGTCTTCTCGCGACGGGCGGGACGGCTTTAGGAGGTTTCGGCAATCGGCTCATCGGCACGAAAGGCATCATTGATGTTGGGGGACGTGGGACACCGTTGCGGATGCTCCGCGAGGACGGAGACGGATGGGAAGAGCCTGATTTAACCGGTTTGGTTGCTGAGCGCGATGCGACAACACTCTCTGTGCTTGACCTTATTCACGGTGTAAAGACGGGACGTGAGCCGGAACTCAGCGGTCGGAAGGCACTTCAGGCAACTGAACTCATTTTTGCAACGTATCAGTCGAGCCGACAGCGTGCGAAGATTGATTTACCACTGACAGTGGACGATTCTGCGTTGCTGACGATGGTTGCCAATGGAGACATTGGTTAG
- a CDS encoding Ldh family oxidoreductase yields the protein MHISIADARQLAETFLAKSGVPPADADIIADVLLEAELRGRKTHGFIRLTGIKSRYEQGERTDIRIDEENGPCMRIDGGNQPGYLVAYRAMELAIERAKKSGASIVGVYNTSHCGMAGYYVDMARKADVIGLLFGDCLPRITPEGGTEAILGTNPIAVGIPSNTVPLLFDMSTAAITNGDLLVAMQEGTPIAEGIAFNPEGEPTTDANAALKGSVRPFGGYKGFGLALITQILAGALVNAATIPPPGKNYGLLIVAIDPTSFVPLIQFKTEVDTLIARVKENRREAEVSEILIPGERAYRQREIHLANGIHLEDTLVNQLNVSLT from the coding sequence GTGCATATTTCCATTGCTGATGCGCGGCAGCTCGCGGAAACTTTTTTGGCAAAGAGTGGTGTGCCACCAGCGGATGCCGACATTATTGCAGATGTCCTGTTGGAAGCGGAACTCCGCGGGCGAAAGACACACGGCTTTATCCGATTAACCGGAATTAAAAGCCGCTATGAACAGGGTGAACGGACTGACATCCGGATTGACGAGGAGAACGGACCGTGCATGCGGATTGATGGCGGAAATCAACCCGGTTACCTCGTCGCTTATCGCGCAATGGAACTCGCCATTGAACGCGCAAAAAAGAGCGGTGCAAGCATTGTCGGTGTTTACAATACATCGCATTGTGGTATGGCAGGATACTATGTTGATATGGCGCGAAAGGCGGATGTCATAGGACTGCTTTTTGGTGACTGTCTGCCCCGAATTACGCCTGAAGGCGGAACCGAAGCCATTTTAGGTACCAATCCCATTGCTGTTGGAATCCCATCCAACACAGTCCCACTCCTATTTGATATGTCTACCGCTGCGATTACCAATGGCGATCTGCTCGTCGCTATGCAGGAGGGCACCCCAATTGCTGAAGGGATTGCCTTTAATCCGGAGGGTGAACCAACCACAGATGCTAATGCAGCGTTGAAGGGGAGTGTTCGTCCATTTGGTGGATATAAAGGGTTTGGGCTTGCACTCATCACACAAATCCTTGCGGGGGCATTGGTCAACGCCGCTACAATCCCGCCACCCGGTAAAAACTACGGCTTACTCATTGTTGCGATAGACCCAACAAGTTTTGTTCCATTGATACAGTTCAAGACGGAAGTCGATACCCTCATTGCGCGCGTCAAAGAGAATCGACGAGAAGCAGAAGTTTCGGAAATCCTTATTCCAGGCGAACGCGCGTATCGTCAGAGGGAAATACACCTCGCGAACGGTATCCATTTAGAGGACACACTCGTAAATCAATTAAACGTGAGTTTGACATAA